One stretch of Amycolatopsis tolypomycina DNA includes these proteins:
- a CDS encoding FAD-dependent oxidoreductase — protein sequence MRVTVAGAGIVGLSSAYRLVEAGHDVTVVAASPPGESTSAVAGGVLYPPGRGGDERVVRWTAASLAVFRGQDAPGVRFRRGRVLLAAGEPDPQWLPAVDDAVRDGDRVEFTTAVVDTPVYLDWLLSRVGALGVRIEYRPLTSLSGLDADVVVNAAGLGAGRLAGDGSMVPVGGQVVHLTDPGLPEFVVDQTGPGVTYVIPHGSHVVCGGTEEPGRADTDPNPAVTADILHRCRALEPRLADAEVLRSVVGLRPSRRAVRLERVGDVVHCYGHGGAGITLAWGCAADVAELVTAG from the coding sequence ATGCGGGTCACAGTCGCCGGGGCCGGGATCGTGGGCCTGAGCAGCGCGTACCGGCTGGTGGAGGCGGGGCACGACGTCACCGTCGTGGCGGCGTCCCCGCCCGGGGAATCGACGTCGGCCGTGGCCGGTGGGGTGCTGTACCCGCCCGGCCGGGGCGGGGACGAGCGGGTCGTGCGGTGGACCGCCGCGAGCCTCGCGGTGTTCCGCGGGCAGGACGCGCCGGGGGTCCGGTTCCGCCGCGGCCGGGTCCTGCTGGCGGCGGGCGAGCCGGACCCGCAGTGGCTCCCGGCGGTGGACGACGCGGTCCGCGACGGCGACCGCGTCGAGTTCACGACGGCGGTGGTCGACACGCCGGTGTACCTCGACTGGCTGCTGTCGCGGGTCGGCGCCCTGGGCGTGCGGATCGAGTACCGGCCCCTGACGTCGTTGTCGGGCCTCGACGCCGACGTCGTGGTCAACGCGGCCGGCCTCGGCGCGGGCCGGCTGGCGGGCGACGGCTCGATGGTCCCGGTCGGCGGCCAGGTCGTGCACCTGACCGACCCGGGCCTGCCGGAGTTCGTGGTCGACCAGACGGGCCCGGGCGTGACGTACGTGATCCCCCACGGCAGCCACGTGGTGTGCGGCGGCACGGAGGAGCCGGGCCGCGCGGACACCGACCCGAACCCGGCCGTGACGGCGGACATCCTGCACCGCTGCCGCGCACTGGAGCCACGCCTGGCGGACGCGGAGGTGCTGCGGTCGGTGGTGGGGCTCCGCCCGTCCCGGCGCGCGGTGCGGCTGGAGCGGGTGGGCGACGTCGTGCACTGCTACGGGCACGGAGGCGCGGGCATCACGCTGGCCTGGGGCTGCGCGGCCGACGTCGCCGAGCTGGTCACAGCCGGATGA
- the zapE gene encoding cell division protein ZapE, with amino-acid sequence MPAHLTGRHPELSADELIGALVPPPRFDAVRFETYLPNPDEPSQAAAVEACSAFAAKVGARKEKKRFRLFGGSAEPAGPMGLYLDGGFGVGKTHLLASTWHAAPSPKAYGTFVELTHLVGALGFAEAVRRLSEHRILAIDEFELDDPGDTTLVTRLLQELMDAGVFVAATSNTLPEKLGEGRFAAEDFLREIQTLSARFGVVRVDGPDYRHRGLPDAPPPVTPEELESSAAAHAGSTVDDFDALCEHLASLHPSRYGRLLDDVTRVHLRGIHPAPDQNVALRLVAFADRLYDRAIPLVVSGEPLSSLFTEEMVNGGYRKKYLRAVSRLTALARDAV; translated from the coding sequence ATGCCCGCGCACCTGACCGGCCGCCACCCCGAGCTGTCCGCCGACGAGCTGATCGGCGCGCTGGTGCCGCCGCCGCGCTTCGACGCCGTCCGGTTCGAGACCTACCTCCCGAATCCGGACGAGCCGAGCCAGGCCGCCGCGGTCGAGGCGTGCTCGGCGTTCGCCGCCAAGGTCGGGGCGCGCAAGGAGAAGAAGCGCTTCCGGCTCTTCGGCGGCTCCGCCGAGCCGGCCGGGCCGATGGGGCTCTACCTCGACGGCGGGTTCGGCGTCGGCAAGACCCACCTGCTCGCTTCGACGTGGCACGCGGCGCCGTCGCCCAAGGCGTACGGCACGTTCGTCGAGCTGACCCACCTGGTCGGCGCGCTGGGCTTCGCCGAGGCCGTCCGGCGGCTGTCGGAGCACCGGATCCTGGCCATCGACGAGTTCGAGCTGGACGACCCGGGCGACACCACGCTGGTGACCCGGCTGCTGCAGGAGCTGATGGACGCGGGCGTGTTCGTCGCGGCGACGTCGAACACGCTGCCGGAGAAGCTCGGCGAGGGCCGGTTCGCCGCCGAGGACTTCCTGCGCGAGATCCAGACGCTGTCGGCCCGCTTCGGCGTGGTCCGCGTCGACGGCCCGGACTACCGCCACCGCGGCCTGCCGGACGCGCCGCCGCCGGTCACGCCGGAGGAGCTGGAATCGTCGGCCGCCGCGCACGCAGGGTCCACAGTGGACGACTTCGACGCGCTGTGCGAGCACCTGGCTTCGCTGCACCCGTCGCGCTACGGCCGGCTGCTCGACGACGTCACCCGCGTGCACCTGCGCGGCATCCACCCGGCGCCGGACCAGAACGTGGCGCTGCGCCTGGTCGCGTTCGCCGACCGGCTCTACGACCGGGCCATCCCGCTGGTCGTGTCGGGCGAGCCGCTGTCGTCGCTGTTCACCGAGGAGATGGTGAACGGCGGCTACCGCAAGAAGTACCTGCGCGCGGTCAGCCGGCTGACGGCGCTGGCACGGGACGCGGTCTAG
- a CDS encoding phosphatase PAP2 family protein, with translation MRTIRVPAAVCGLLALLLGLPFAGGTAPGALDAAAAGAVAHLGPGVARALVLPTEPYVVLVLGLLGVFRCLRAGRRWEAAVALAAPVLAILLTAWLLKPLYDRWKNDTLVYPSGHTVSLAAVLTVLVLVTRRVVVVVLAAVALLAAAAGLVGMGYHYLTDVVGGTLFAVSVVLFSWPVRRPVPAPSAG, from the coding sequence GTGAGGACGATCCGGGTGCCCGCCGCGGTCTGCGGCCTGCTCGCGCTGCTGCTGGGCCTGCCGTTCGCCGGCGGGACGGCGCCCGGCGCGCTCGACGCCGCCGCGGCCGGGGCCGTCGCGCACCTCGGCCCCGGGGTGGCGCGGGCGCTCGTCCTCCCCACGGAGCCGTACGTGGTGCTCGTGCTGGGCCTGCTCGGCGTCTTCCGCTGCCTGCGCGCCGGACGGCGGTGGGAGGCCGCGGTCGCGCTCGCCGCCCCGGTGCTGGCGATCCTGCTGACGGCCTGGCTGCTGAAACCGCTCTACGACCGCTGGAAGAACGACACCCTCGTCTACCCGAGCGGTCACACGGTGAGCCTGGCGGCGGTGCTGACCGTGCTCGTCCTCGTCACCCGCCGGGTGGTCGTGGTCGTGCTCGCCGCGGTGGCGCTGCTCGCCGCGGCCGCCGGGCTCGTCGGGATGGGCTACCACTACCTCACCGACGTCGTCGGCGGGACGTTGTTCGCCGTCTCGGTCGTGCTGTTCAGCTGGCCGGTACGGCGTCCCGTGCCGGCGCCGTCAGCCGGCTGA
- a CDS encoding DUF2252 domain-containing protein, which yields MGSGEWAERPLVGAESVTPAELYEQGKRLREKTPAALHDHAAAGKDRPTPHEYFEATGAGRLPELAELRRERMRTSPFTFFRGAAGLMGADLAGTPSSGVAAQLCGDAHAANFGLYGTPEGKIVMDINDFDETVPGPWEWDLKRLTASLVLAGREGGIREAGCREAAEDAVKSYRRTIRALAELPFLRSWNALPDSSVLSKARADELIDDFADAAEKARKNDSAKVSARWTERVDDHETGLSRHRFVEDAPVLTHVDAPAAEAVAAGLMSYVDTLRESRRTLIARYRLADVAFRVVGTGSVGLRSYVALLHGNDDEDLILQVKQAQRPALAPYLDLPPAAHEGRRIVDGARLVQAETDILLGWTTIGGLPFIVRQFRNLKGDINPAELAKDHLDDYGRLAGALLARAHTRSLHPKLLAGYFADDSELDEAMGAYAVRYADQTEADHAAFSRN from the coding sequence ATGGGATCAGGGGAATGGGCCGAACGGCCGCTGGTGGGCGCCGAGAGCGTGACACCGGCCGAGCTGTACGAACAGGGGAAGCGGCTCCGGGAAAAGACCCCCGCCGCGCTGCACGACCACGCGGCCGCGGGGAAGGACCGGCCGACGCCGCACGAGTACTTCGAGGCCACCGGCGCCGGGCGGCTGCCTGAGCTGGCCGAACTGCGGCGGGAACGGATGCGCACCTCGCCGTTCACCTTCTTCCGGGGCGCCGCCGGGCTGATGGGCGCCGATCTCGCGGGCACCCCCTCCTCCGGGGTCGCCGCGCAGCTCTGCGGTGATGCGCACGCCGCGAACTTCGGGCTCTACGGCACCCCCGAAGGCAAGATCGTGATGGACATCAACGACTTCGACGAGACGGTGCCGGGCCCGTGGGAGTGGGACCTCAAGCGGCTCACGGCCAGCCTCGTGCTCGCCGGCCGCGAGGGCGGCATCCGTGAGGCGGGCTGCCGCGAGGCCGCCGAAGACGCCGTGAAGTCCTACCGCCGGACGATCCGCGCGCTGGCCGAACTGCCGTTCCTGCGCAGCTGGAACGCCCTGCCGGACTCGTCCGTGCTGTCCAAAGCCCGCGCCGACGAGCTGATCGACGACTTCGCCGACGCGGCCGAAAAGGCCCGCAAGAACGACAGCGCCAAGGTTTCCGCGCGCTGGACCGAGCGCGTCGACGACCACGAGACCGGCCTCTCGCGCCACCGGTTCGTCGAAGACGCGCCCGTGCTGACCCACGTCGACGCGCCGGCCGCCGAGGCCGTCGCCGCCGGGCTGATGTCCTATGTGGACACCCTGCGCGAGTCGCGGCGGACGCTGATCGCCCGGTACCGGCTCGCCGACGTCGCCTTCCGGGTGGTCGGCACGGGCAGCGTGGGCCTGCGCAGCTACGTCGCCCTGCTGCACGGCAACGACGACGAAGACCTGATCCTGCAGGTGAAACAGGCCCAGCGCCCGGCCCTCGCGCCGTACCTCGACCTGCCGCCGGCCGCGCACGAAGGCCGCCGGATCGTCGACGGCGCCCGCCTGGTGCAGGCCGAGACGGACATCCTCCTCGGCTGGACCACGATCGGCGGCCTCCCGTTCATCGTCCGCCAGTTCCGCAATCTCAAGGGCGACATCAACCCCGCGGAACTGGCCAAGGACCACCTCGACGACTACGGCAGGCTGGCCGGGGCGCTGCTGGCCCGCGCCCACACGCGGTCGCTGCACCCCAAGCTGCTCGCGGGCTACTTCGCCGACGACTCGGAACTCGACGAGGCGATGGGTGCGTACGCCGTGCGGTATGCCGACCAAACGGAAGCCGATCATGCCGCCTTCTCCCGCAACTGA
- a CDS encoding glycoside hydrolase 5 family protein, which translates to MADLKRRSVLTGAVATALVATAAPALAAPPRRAFRLGVNYTPSTRWFHMWEDWREDDLRRDLDDIAALGLDHLRLMLLWSAFQPEPALVSGEKLDRLHRFLDLADAAGLDVEVTVFNGHISARYWTPNWLQTKPKPVNWFTDPAALDAQRTLLTALAERIGRHPRFLGFDLSNEPYYYWDDYAGLFVTQAQADTWARTLCAHAEQVAPGKEHTVGCDRAPWDNGTYFTRPGLADAGNVVAIHPWTSFSGTLKTDPLGAVATHNAERLIQVAQAYATDPARRVWIQEDGAAPSIHFSDATRAQYGEWLSRSIRNAASCTSTLGFTWWCSHDVHPALVPNLNPLEYDLGLYTNDRRLKPAGQALKALVAEFDRTPPAPRPRTAAIVVPDLFPTWGNDRFFKLAAEGKQVAFVLQSRAADTNYLRARGITELIRL; encoded by the coding sequence GTGGCGGATCTCAAGCGGCGGTCGGTGCTCACGGGAGCGGTCGCGACGGCCCTGGTCGCCACGGCGGCACCCGCACTGGCGGCGCCCCCGCGGCGGGCGTTCCGGCTGGGCGTCAACTACACGCCGTCGACGCGCTGGTTCCACATGTGGGAGGACTGGCGCGAGGACGACCTGCGCCGCGACCTCGACGACATCGCCGCGCTCGGGCTCGACCACCTCCGGCTCATGCTGCTGTGGTCGGCCTTCCAGCCGGAACCCGCCCTGGTGAGCGGCGAGAAGCTCGACCGGCTGCACCGGTTCCTCGACCTCGCGGACGCGGCCGGGCTGGACGTCGAGGTCACCGTGTTCAACGGCCACATCTCGGCCCGCTACTGGACGCCGAACTGGCTGCAGACGAAGCCGAAGCCGGTCAACTGGTTCACCGACCCGGCGGCCCTGGACGCGCAGCGGACCCTGCTGACGGCGCTGGCCGAGCGGATCGGGCGGCACCCGCGTTTCCTGGGCTTCGACCTGTCGAACGAGCCGTACTACTACTGGGACGACTACGCCGGCCTGTTCGTCACCCAGGCCCAGGCCGACACGTGGGCCCGGACGCTGTGCGCCCACGCCGAGCAGGTGGCCCCCGGCAAGGAGCACACGGTCGGCTGCGACCGGGCACCGTGGGACAACGGCACGTACTTCACCCGGCCGGGGCTCGCGGACGCGGGCAACGTGGTGGCGATCCACCCGTGGACGTCGTTCTCCGGCACGCTCAAGACCGACCCGCTCGGCGCGGTCGCGACACACAACGCGGAGCGGCTGATCCAGGTGGCCCAGGCGTACGCGACGGACCCGGCGCGCCGCGTCTGGATCCAGGAAGACGGCGCGGCGCCGTCGATCCACTTCAGCGACGCGACCCGGGCCCAGTACGGCGAATGGCTGTCCCGCTCGATCCGCAACGCGGCCTCCTGCACGTCCACGCTCGGCTTCACCTGGTGGTGTTCGCACGACGTGCACCCGGCGCTGGTGCCGAACCTGAACCCGCTGGAGTACGACCTCGGGCTGTACACGAACGACCGCAGGCTGAAGCCCGCGGGCCAGGCGCTGAAGGCGCTGGTGGCCGAGTTCGACCGCACCCCGCCGGCCCCCCGGCCCCGCACGGCGGCGATCGTGGTCCCCGACCTCTTCCCGACGTGGGGCAACGACCGCTTCTTCAAGCTGGCGGCGGAGGGGAAGCAGGTCGCGTTCGTGCTGCAGAGCCGCGCCGCGGACACGAACTACCTGCGCGCCCGCGGCATCACGGAACTCATCCGGCTGTGA
- the rocD gene encoding ornithine--oxo-acid transaminase, which translates to MTTFAGRETAASFIELDEQWSTHNYHPLPVVIAEATGASVTDVEGRTYLDFLSGYSALNFGHRHPDLVAAAVEQLGRVTLTSRAFHHDQLGLFCRELAELTGTELVLPMNSGAEAVESAVKIARKWAHRVKGVPDGTAEIIVAGSNFHGRTTTIVSFSTDETARADFGPFTPGFVTVKYGDAAALRDAITPRTAAVLLEPVQGEAGVIVPPEGYFADVRQACDEHGVLLIADEIQSGLARTGTVLALDHEGVRADMYTLGKALGGGILPVSAVAGRRDVLGVLKPGEHGSTFGGNPLACAVGRAVVRLLSTGEFQQRATELGAHLHSRLNELVGHGLSEVRGRGLWAGIDIAPGGPSGRAASEALMARGVLCKETHERTLRVAPPLVITRAELDRGIDAIAEVIRP; encoded by the coding sequence ATGACGACGTTCGCCGGCCGCGAGACCGCCGCCAGCTTCATCGAGCTCGACGAGCAGTGGAGCACGCACAACTACCACCCGCTGCCCGTCGTGATCGCCGAAGCCACCGGCGCCTCGGTGACCGACGTCGAGGGCAGGACCTACCTCGACTTCCTGTCCGGGTACTCGGCCCTGAACTTCGGCCACCGCCACCCGGACCTGGTCGCCGCCGCGGTCGAGCAGCTCGGCCGCGTCACGCTGACGTCGCGCGCGTTCCACCACGACCAGCTGGGGCTGTTCTGCCGCGAGCTGGCCGAGCTGACCGGCACCGAGCTGGTGCTGCCGATGAACTCCGGCGCCGAAGCCGTCGAGTCCGCGGTCAAGATCGCCCGCAAGTGGGCGCACCGGGTCAAGGGCGTCCCGGACGGCACCGCGGAGATCATCGTCGCCGGCTCGAACTTCCACGGCCGGACCACAACGATCGTGTCGTTCTCCACCGACGAAACCGCCCGCGCCGACTTCGGCCCGTTCACCCCGGGCTTCGTCACGGTGAAGTACGGCGACGCGGCCGCGCTGCGCGACGCGATCACCCCGCGCACGGCCGCGGTGCTGCTGGAGCCGGTGCAGGGCGAGGCCGGCGTGATCGTGCCGCCGGAGGGCTACTTCGCCGACGTCCGGCAGGCCTGTGACGAGCACGGCGTGCTGCTGATCGCCGACGAGATCCAGTCCGGGCTGGCCCGCACCGGCACGGTGCTGGCCCTGGACCACGAAGGCGTCCGCGCCGACATGTACACGCTGGGCAAGGCCCTCGGCGGCGGCATCCTGCCGGTGTCCGCGGTGGCCGGCCGCCGCGACGTGCTGGGCGTGCTGAAGCCGGGCGAGCACGGCTCGACCTTCGGCGGCAACCCCCTGGCCTGCGCGGTCGGGCGCGCGGTCGTGCGCCTGCTTTCGACGGGCGAGTTCCAGCAGCGGGCGACCGAGCTGGGCGCCCACCTGCACAGCCGGCTGAACGAGCTGGTCGGCCACGGCCTGTCGGAGGTCCGCGGCCGAGGCCTGTGGGCGGGCATCGACATCGCCCCCGGCGGCCCCTCGGGCCGGGCGGCGTCGGAGGCCCTGATGGCGCGGGGCGTGCTGTGCAAGGAGACGCACGAGCGCACCCTGCGGGTGGCCCCGCCGCTGGTGATCACCCGCGCGGAACTGGACCGCGGCATCGACGCGATCGCCGAGGTCATCCGCCCCTGA